The Petroclostridium xylanilyticum region TCTTGCTGTGACATTTTTAAAATATACGTAAGAGGTTGATAAATTACCCTATATAATCCAAATATAATAGGTAATTGTATAAGCAGCGGTAAACAACCACCAGCAGGGTTAACTTTATGTTCTTGATATACCTTTAATGTTTCTTGCTGTAGTTTTTCTTTATCATTTTTATATTTTTTCTGTATATCAGCAAGGATCGGCTGAATTTTTTGCATTTCTACCATTGACTTTTGTTGTTTAATAGCAAGGGGCAATAATACTACCTTAATGAAGATAGTAAATAAGATGATAGATAAACCATAACTCTTAGTAAAAGAGTAAATATAACTTAGAATTGATCCAAGGGGGCCTGTAACAAGCAAACCAAAAATATCTCCCATAAAATCTTTTCATCCTCCTTTTTCACTCAACCGGGTCATAACCTCCTGGATTAAAAGGATGACACCTTAAAATCCTTTTTATAGTTAAATATCCACCTTTAAATATACCATATTTATCTATTGCCTCCAGAGCATATTGAGAACATGTAGGGTAAAACCGGCAACTTGGTCTCTTTAAAGGTGAAATGTATTTTCGATAAATTATAACGCAATAAATGATAACTTTTTTCATAATTAACTCCACTATCAGATCAGATACAACACAGTTTTTATTTTTTACTTAC contains the following coding sequences:
- the yidD gene encoding membrane protein insertion efficiency factor YidD; protein product: MKKVIIYCVIIYRKYISPLKRPSCRFYPTCSQYALEAIDKYGIFKGGYLTIKRILRCHPFNPGGYDPVE